In Candidatus Methylomirabilota bacterium, the genomic window TCTGGGCCGGCGTGCCTGAGAAGGGCCGCCGGGTGCCGTCGGGCAGGGCGGCGGCGCCGGAGGTCGCGTCGTAGACCGGCGCCTTGAAGGAGATGGTCAGGCTCGAGAAGTCCCGGCCTTCGGCCACCGTGAGTCTGCGCAGCTCATCGAGCGAAGCGCGCAGCTCGGCCGGGCGCAGGGGGACCGCGGGGTTGGCGCCCACGGGATGCCAGCCGTCGCCGAGGCGCGCCACCCGGCGGAGGGCGGCTCCGCTGTGACCGCCGATCCAGATCGGCGGGTGCGGCTTCTGCAGGGGCTGGGGCAGGCATTGCAACCCTTCGAACCGGTAGAACTCGCCCGCGTAGCTGGCCGGAGACTTGGTCCAGAGCGTCTTGAAGATGCGCACATACTCGTCGGTGACCGCCCCCCGCCGCTCGAATGACGCCGCGCCCACGGCCTCGAACTCTTCCCGCAGCCAGCCTACCCCGACGCCCACGGTGAGCCGGCCGCGTGAGAGCACGTCGATGGTGGCGAGCATCTTGGCCGTCACCACGGGGTTGCGGTAGGGCACGATCATCACGCTGGAGACGATCCGGAGCCGGTTCGTCACGCCGGCCACGAAGGCCATGAGGGGCAGCAGCTCGAGGGCGTCCCCCTCGCCCGGAAACTCCCCCGACACCGTGTAGGGATAGCGCGAGCGGACCACTGTCGGGAACACGATATGGTCGGCCACCACCACCGAGTCGAACCCCAGGGCCTCGCCCCGCTGGACAATGGCCGTGAGCCCCTCTGAGGTAGCCGCGGGACCTCTGGTAGGC contains:
- a CDS encoding LLM class F420-dependent oxidoreductase; the protein is MRYGFYLPTRGPAATSEGLTAIVQRGEALGFDSVVVADHIVFPTVVRSRYPYTVSGEFPGEGDALELLPLMAFVAGVTNRLRIVSSVMIVPYRNPVVTAKMLATIDVLSRGRLTVGVGVGWLREEFEAVGAASFERRGAVTDEYVRIFKTLWTKSPASYAGEFYRFEGLQCLPQPLQKPHPPIWIGGHSGAALRRVARLGDGWHPVGANPAVPLRPAELRASLDELRRLTVAEGRDFSSLTISFKAPVYDATSGAAALPDGTRRPFSGTPAQIGEDIAAYGALGVSELIFDFRSPTPAEAIQRMERFAGEVLTRVK